In one window of Festucalex cinctus isolate MCC-2025b chromosome 14, RoL_Fcin_1.0, whole genome shotgun sequence DNA:
- the LOC144001672 gene encoding mitogen-activated protein kinase kinase kinase kinase 3-like isoform X8, producing the protein MMNASVDLSRRNPQEDFELIQRIGSGTYGDVYKARNVNTGELAAIKVIKLEPGEDFAVVQQEILMMKDCKHSNIVAYFGSYLRRDKLWISMEYCGGGSLQDIYHVTGPLLESQIAYMSRETLQGLYYLHNKGKMHRDIKGANILLTDNGYVKLADFGVSAQITATLAKRKSFIGTPYWMAPEVAAVERKGGYNQLCDIWAVGITAIELAELQPPMFELHPMRALFLMTKSNFQPPKLKDKVKWTDNFHHFVKVALTKNPKKRPTAEKLLQHPFVSQPLSRTLAKELLDRAKNPDHNNYNDFDDDDPEPESPVSVPHRIRSTSRSTREGKTLSEINFGQVKFDPPLRKETEPHHEPDLQLEYSHDSPCLLGGNKSLLKSVEEELQQRGHVAHLGDDEDEDDDGADDDETHTHKMNTILRPKVPPPLPPKPKSISTPQPKQDDSQSHSGDDDGDHQGGGGTIKRCPVPQTPSPAKPASNVPPRPPPPRLPPHRRSSLGNGLNSHNGERNSPADRQQSTMPPSVPIRKDKKDVPMPSSNGLPPTPKVHMGACFSKVFNGCPLKIHCATSWINPDTRDQYLIFGAEEGIYTLNLNELHETTMEQLFPRRCTWLYVMNNNLLSVSGKASQLYSHGLPGLFDQARQLQKLPVAIPTHKLPDKMIPRKFAVSTKIPDTKGCQKCCVVRNPYTGHKYLCGAFQSHVMLLEWVESMQKFMLIKTIDFPLPCPLEVFEMLVVPEQTYPLICVAVSKGSELNQVVRFGTVNPNPNATSSWFTETDTPQTCVIHVTQLERDTILVCLDRCIKIVNLQGRLKSSRKLSAELTFNFQIESTVCLQDSVLAFWRHGMQGRSFKTNEITQEISDSTRIFRLLGSDRVVVLESRPTDNPTAHSNLYILAGHENSY; encoded by the exons GctcgaaatgtaaacacagGAGAGCTGGCGGCTATCAAAGTCATCAAACTGGAGCCAG GGGAGGACTTTGCCGTTGTCCAGCAGGAGATTCTGATGATGAAGGATTGTAAACACTCCAACATCGTGGCCTACTTTGGCAGCTATCTCCG GCGAGACAAGTTATGGATCAGCATGGAGTACTGCGGCGGAGGTTCTCTACAGGACATCTATCACG TAACCGGGCCTTTGTTAGAGTCTCAGATAGCCTACATGTCTCGGGAGACTCTGCAG GGTTTATACTACCTTCACAATAAAGGCAAAATGCACAGAGACATTAAG GGCGCCAACATCCTCTTGACAGACAACGGCTACGTCAAACTAG CTGACTTTGGTGTATCAGCGCAGATCACAGCAACATTGGCCAAGAGGAAGTCATTCATTGGAACACCTTACTG GATGGCTCCAGAGGTGGCAGCAGTGGAGAGGAAAGGCGGCTACAACCAGCTGTGTGATATCTGGGCCGTGGGCATTACCGCAATAGAGCTGGCTGAGCTGCAGCCACCCATGTTTGAGCTGCATCCCATGAG GGCTCTTTTCTTAATGACAAAGAGTAATTTCCAGCCACCTAAATTAAAAGACAAGGTCAAGTG GACGGACAACTTTCACCATTTTGTAAAAGTAGCCCTAACCAAGAACCCAAAGAAGAGACCCACAGCCGAGAAGCTGCTACAG CATCCGTTCGTGTCTCAGCCCCTGAGCAGGACGCTGGCTAAAGAGCTGCTGGACCGAGCCAAAAACCCCGACCACAACAACTACAATGATTTTGATGATGACGACCCCGAACCGGAG TCTCCGGTGTCCGTCCCTCATCGAATTCGCTCCACGAGCAGAAGCACCCGAGAAGGAAAAACGCTCTCTGAGATCAACT TCGGTCAGGTGAAGTTCGACCCACCGCTGAGGAAGGAGACTGAGCCCCATCACGAACCG gacttgCAGTTGGAGTATAGTCACGATTCGCCCTGTCTGCTCGGAGGGAACAA GAGTCTTCTCAAATCGGTCGAGGAGGAGCTGCAGCAGAG GGGCCATGTGGCACACTTAGgggatgatgaggatgaggatgatgatggtgCAGATGATGATGAAACTCACACTCA TAAGATGAACACTATCCTGAGACCAAAGGTCCCACCCCCGCTTCCGCCCAAG CCCAAGTCCATCAGCACGCCACAGCCCAAACAGGACGACAGCCAATCGCACAGCGGGGACGACGACGGCGACCATCAAGGCGGAGGCGGGACCATCAAGCGCTGTCCGGTCCCGCAGACGCCCAGCCCGGCCAAGCCCGCCTCCAACGTGCCCCCGCGGCCGCCGCCCCCGAGGCTGCCGCCTCACCGGCGCAGCAGCCTAG GGAACGGCTTGAACTCGCACAATGGCGAGCGCAACAGTCCTGCAGACAGACAACAGTCCACTATGCCCCCTAGTGTTCCCATACGGAAGGACAAGAAGGATGTTCCG ATGCCAAGTAGCAACGGGCTCCCACCGACACCGAAAGTCCAT ATGGGTGCGTGTTTCTCCAAGGTGTTCAACGGTTGCCCTCTCAAGATCCATTGTGCCACTTCCTGGATCAACCCGGACACCAGAG ATCAGTATTTGATATTTGGCGCAGAAGAGGGAATTTACACACTCAACCTTAATGAGCTGCATGAGACCACAATGGAACAG CTGTTCCCTCGCCGATGCACGTGGTTGTACGTCATGAACAATAATCTTCTCTCAGTATCCG GCAAAGCTTCCCAGCTGTACTCTCACGGCCTGCCGGGACTCTTCGACCAGGCCAGACAACTGCAGAAGTTACCAGTCGCCATTCCTACACACAAGCTGCCTGATAAGATGATACCCAG gaagtTTGCGGTTTCCACTAAAATTCCAGACACGAAAGGGTGCCAAAAGTGTTGCGTGG TGCGCAACCCGTATACAGGCCACAAGTACCTCTGTGGGGCCTTCCAGTCCCATGTAATGCTGCTGGAGTGGGTGGAATCAATGCAGAAGTTTATGCTCATCAAG ACCATCGACTTCCCTCTGCCGTGCCCGCTGGAGGTTTTTGAGATGTTGGTGGTCCCGGAGCAGACCTACCCTCTCATCTGCGTAGCTGTCAGTAAAGGGAGCGAGCTCAACCAAGTGGTCCGCTTCGGCACCGTCAACCCCAACCCCAACGCTACCTCCTCCTGGTTCACGGAGACGG ACACGCCTCAGACGTGCGTGATCCACGTCACGCAGCTGGAGAGGGACACCATCCTCGTCTGCCTCGACC GGTGTATCAAGATCGTCAACCTCCAGGGCCGACTGAAATCCAGCAGGAAGTTGTCGGCCGAGCTCACCTTCAACTTCCAGATCGAGTCCACAG ttTGCCTCCAGGATAGCGTGCTGGCCTTCTGGAGGCACGGCATGCAGGGGCGGAGTTTCAAGACCAACGAG ATCACGCAGGAGATCTCGGACAGTACGCGAATCTTCAGACTACTGGGATCAGACAG GGTGGTGGTGCTGGAGAGTCGGCCGACCGACAACCCGACGGCCCACAGCAACCTCTACATCCTGGCGGGCCACGAAAACAGCTACTGA
- the LOC144001672 gene encoding mitogen-activated protein kinase kinase kinase kinase 3-like isoform X5, giving the protein MMNASVDLSRRNPQEDFELIQRIGSGTYGDVYKARNVNTGELAAIKVIKLEPGEDFAVVQQEILMMKDCKHSNIVAYFGSYLRRDKLWISMEYCGGGSLQDIYHVTGPLLESQIAYMSRETLQGLYYLHNKGKMHRDIKGANILLTDNGYVKLADFGVSAQITATLAKRKSFIGTPYWMAPEVAAVERKGGYNQLCDIWAVGITAIELAELQPPMFELHPMRALFLMTKSNFQPPKLKDKVKWTDNFHHFVKVALTKNPKKRPTAEKLLQHPFVSQPLSRTLAKELLDRAKNPDHNNYNDFDDDDPEPESPVSVPHRIRSTSRSTREGKTLSEINFGQVKFDPPLRKETEPHHEPDLQLEYSHDSPCLLGGNKSLLKSVEEELQQSKMNTILRPKVPPPLPPKPKSISTPQPKQDDSQSHSGDDDGDHQGGGGTIKRCPVPQTPSPAKPASNVPPRPPPPRLPPHRRSSLGNETASERSDADTSAPEDDGSFRHFWEWLHTPHTEEELEEAWEVLKEVKEEQEKENEEARNGLNSHNGERNSPADRQQSTMPPSVPIRKDKKDVPMPSSNGLPPTPKVHMGACFSKVFNGCPLKIHCATSWINPDTRDQYLIFGAEEGIYTLNLNELHETTMEQLFPRRCTWLYVMNNNLLSVSGKASQLYSHGLPGLFDQARQLQKLPVAIPTHKLPDKMIPRKFAVSTKIPDTKGCQKCCVVRNPYTGHKYLCGAFQSHVMLLEWVESMQKFMLIKTIDFPLPCPLEVFEMLVVPEQTYPLICVAVSKGSELNQVVRFGTVNPNPNATSSWFTETDTPQTCVIHVTQLERDTILVCLDRCIKIVNLQGRLKSSRKLSAELTFNFQIESTVCLQDSVLAFWRHGMQGRSFKTNEITQEISDSTRIFRLLGSDRRDDHRDPHDRGVTLPRVVVLESRPTDNPTAHSNLYILAGHENSY; this is encoded by the exons GctcgaaatgtaaacacagGAGAGCTGGCGGCTATCAAAGTCATCAAACTGGAGCCAG GGGAGGACTTTGCCGTTGTCCAGCAGGAGATTCTGATGATGAAGGATTGTAAACACTCCAACATCGTGGCCTACTTTGGCAGCTATCTCCG GCGAGACAAGTTATGGATCAGCATGGAGTACTGCGGCGGAGGTTCTCTACAGGACATCTATCACG TAACCGGGCCTTTGTTAGAGTCTCAGATAGCCTACATGTCTCGGGAGACTCTGCAG GGTTTATACTACCTTCACAATAAAGGCAAAATGCACAGAGACATTAAG GGCGCCAACATCCTCTTGACAGACAACGGCTACGTCAAACTAG CTGACTTTGGTGTATCAGCGCAGATCACAGCAACATTGGCCAAGAGGAAGTCATTCATTGGAACACCTTACTG GATGGCTCCAGAGGTGGCAGCAGTGGAGAGGAAAGGCGGCTACAACCAGCTGTGTGATATCTGGGCCGTGGGCATTACCGCAATAGAGCTGGCTGAGCTGCAGCCACCCATGTTTGAGCTGCATCCCATGAG GGCTCTTTTCTTAATGACAAAGAGTAATTTCCAGCCACCTAAATTAAAAGACAAGGTCAAGTG GACGGACAACTTTCACCATTTTGTAAAAGTAGCCCTAACCAAGAACCCAAAGAAGAGACCCACAGCCGAGAAGCTGCTACAG CATCCGTTCGTGTCTCAGCCCCTGAGCAGGACGCTGGCTAAAGAGCTGCTGGACCGAGCCAAAAACCCCGACCACAACAACTACAATGATTTTGATGATGACGACCCCGAACCGGAG TCTCCGGTGTCCGTCCCTCATCGAATTCGCTCCACGAGCAGAAGCACCCGAGAAGGAAAAACGCTCTCTGAGATCAACT TCGGTCAGGTGAAGTTCGACCCACCGCTGAGGAAGGAGACTGAGCCCCATCACGAACCG gacttgCAGTTGGAGTATAGTCACGATTCGCCCTGTCTGCTCGGAGGGAACAA GAGTCTTCTCAAATCGGTCGAGGAGGAGCTGCAGCAGAG TAAGATGAACACTATCCTGAGACCAAAGGTCCCACCCCCGCTTCCGCCCAAG CCCAAGTCCATCAGCACGCCACAGCCCAAACAGGACGACAGCCAATCGCACAGCGGGGACGACGACGGCGACCATCAAGGCGGAGGCGGGACCATCAAGCGCTGTCCGGTCCCGCAGACGCCCAGCCCGGCCAAGCCCGCCTCCAACGTGCCCCCGCGGCCGCCGCCCCCGAGGCTGCCGCCTCACCGGCGCAGCAGCCTAGGTAACGAGACCGCGAGCGAGCGCTCGGACGCGGACACGTCCGCCCCGGAGGACGATGGGAGCTTTAGGCATTTCTGGGAGTGGCTCCACACGCCTCACACAGAGGAGGAGCTGGAGGAGGCGTGGGAGGTGCTGAAGGAGGTGAAAGAGGAGCAGGAAAAAGAGAATGAGGAAGCGA GGAACGGCTTGAACTCGCACAATGGCGAGCGCAACAGTCCTGCAGACAGACAACAGTCCACTATGCCCCCTAGTGTTCCCATACGGAAGGACAAGAAGGATGTTCCG ATGCCAAGTAGCAACGGGCTCCCACCGACACCGAAAGTCCAT ATGGGTGCGTGTTTCTCCAAGGTGTTCAACGGTTGCCCTCTCAAGATCCATTGTGCCACTTCCTGGATCAACCCGGACACCAGAG ATCAGTATTTGATATTTGGCGCAGAAGAGGGAATTTACACACTCAACCTTAATGAGCTGCATGAGACCACAATGGAACAG CTGTTCCCTCGCCGATGCACGTGGTTGTACGTCATGAACAATAATCTTCTCTCAGTATCCG GCAAAGCTTCCCAGCTGTACTCTCACGGCCTGCCGGGACTCTTCGACCAGGCCAGACAACTGCAGAAGTTACCAGTCGCCATTCCTACACACAAGCTGCCTGATAAGATGATACCCAG gaagtTTGCGGTTTCCACTAAAATTCCAGACACGAAAGGGTGCCAAAAGTGTTGCGTGG TGCGCAACCCGTATACAGGCCACAAGTACCTCTGTGGGGCCTTCCAGTCCCATGTAATGCTGCTGGAGTGGGTGGAATCAATGCAGAAGTTTATGCTCATCAAG ACCATCGACTTCCCTCTGCCGTGCCCGCTGGAGGTTTTTGAGATGTTGGTGGTCCCGGAGCAGACCTACCCTCTCATCTGCGTAGCTGTCAGTAAAGGGAGCGAGCTCAACCAAGTGGTCCGCTTCGGCACCGTCAACCCCAACCCCAACGCTACCTCCTCCTGGTTCACGGAGACGG ACACGCCTCAGACGTGCGTGATCCACGTCACGCAGCTGGAGAGGGACACCATCCTCGTCTGCCTCGACC GGTGTATCAAGATCGTCAACCTCCAGGGCCGACTGAAATCCAGCAGGAAGTTGTCGGCCGAGCTCACCTTCAACTTCCAGATCGAGTCCACAG ttTGCCTCCAGGATAGCGTGCTGGCCTTCTGGAGGCACGGCATGCAGGGGCGGAGTTTCAAGACCAACGAG ATCACGCAGGAGATCTCGGACAGTACGCGAATCTTCAGACTACTGGGATCAGACAG acgagacGACCACAGAGATCCACATGACAGAGGCGTCACTCTGCCAAG GGTGGTGGTGCTGGAGAGTCGGCCGACCGACAACCCGACGGCCCACAGCAACCTCTACATCCTGGCGGGCCACGAAAACAGCTACTGA